In Plasmodium brasilianum strain Bolivian I chromosome 1, whole genome shotgun sequence, a single genomic region encodes these proteins:
- a CDS encoding U3 small nucleolar RNA-associated protein 14, which translates to MDNEDVIAKNIFGKNEKMKKKKRKKKFKKDLLSTSSSSKTLEKRSKIIKRIQKKKKFSDGAMVMLGGEQKWKKRNVKENALNSGILNDGKNKRTGKTGGKGKKINIHSSSEDNREDKECLHNNCYTSDNVSQGTYEKGSSLRNRVKRKESQKKRFDKGRGKNKGEKIKGKKKISNSNGNMSNEDNTADDAYSFSSFEGKFGYIKDKKTLKEKMLLMDKYSDDMNNGNDEKKGKHSSATSFINFLKTFNEKEKENILLRTVKSKDNEEEGEEENDDTLYRYLPQKDDIYKVNKPDEYIDIADLIHPVENVLENKVMSDINVLINEDDKKRKYNNNSKHRHISVLEEEKINGQIEYIRNVEALNKMNKSYHVIQNSQRVLFGHKGKEEESLTSDEYLNKGLLKRYNKTKVYWSGSYDVNKGESNGYSIRGKEENLGASDNSKAVGSGVGVAVGDPTGADFSAQDFEEEMRKNLEKSKMLIVSDDILKNEKERKREELRKIAQLKMLLLKERKKNMYRKHIKSKSYRKYLRIKEKREEEKILDQLYLEHPDLARDISNYEKEYAQKRNIINNVKKKRKIVSLLNRYKNEELRKQIIKSFQSDKEEKTLLKKIIEKTTIGMEKDDEDAYASANRSGRADEETPLLQSESDIGSDDGGSTNDSGGSSDSGGDEAEEENIKKERKKKVKRELKKRNLLRFAFVKNADEIKKNDEIYKNRKSMLHKIEKASDERNALLSDSSDVEKKEELVSDATHSNNNNVGRSSRKEIAKAKKELTNDANFVNMLRKSSVLNEDDVIRSEGESLDGGLVKEAEEKDAAKDADKDADKDADKDADKDVDKDADKDAEKDVDKDADKDAEKDVDKDAVNDTTKGIIDPRGDLGFINQINGEEVLKSYGEKLTMYNFENNVFEDLININEAIVSREDEELFELSDSERVSIDDINISQWCNYNTLVNIEKSKIQKEKEIIEKKKNIPLHTINIYNRKDKKFDKYYVDKIPFPFNKEEYEKTLNININKEVNDMSVYTHLITPRISNKVGNIVPPLIRNPHEIASILTVKRKNKNKSKL; encoded by the coding sequence ATGGACAACGAAGATGTAATAGCAAAAAacatttttggaaaaaatgaaaaaatgaaaaaaaaaaaaagaaaaaaaaagtttaagaAAGATTTACTCTCTACTTCATCATCAAGTAAAACATTAGAAAAGCGTTCTAAAATTATCAAGAGAAtacaaaagaagaaaaaattttcagaTGGTGCAATGGTAATGCTAGGTGGGGAGcagaaatggaaaaagagGAACGTAAAGGAAAATGCCTTAAATAGTGGAATACTCAATGACGGGAAAAATAAACGTACTGGTAAAACTggaggaaaaggaaaaaaaattaacattcaTAGTTCTAGTGAAGATAATAGGGAAGATAAGGAATGCTTACATAACAATTGTTATACGAGTGATAATGTTTCCCAGGGGACTTATGAAAAGGGGAGTAGTCTTAGGAATCGAGTAAAAAGAAAGGAGAGTCAAAAGAAAAGATTTGACAAAGggaggggaaaaaataaaggggaaaaaataaagggaaaaaaaaaaattagtaatagtaatggaAACATGTCAAATGAAGATAACACTGCCGATGATGCATACTCCTTTTCGTCATTTGAAGGTAAATTTggatatataaaagataagaaaacgttaaaagaaaaaatgctTCTTATGGATAAGTATTCGGACGATATGAATAATGGTAATGatgaaaagaaaggaaaacaTTCCTCTGCAACCAgctttataaattttttgaaaacttttaatgaaaaggagaaagaaaatatattgttgAGGACAGTGAAGAGTAAGGACAATGAAGAGGAGGGCGAGGAAGAGAATGACGATACGTTATACAGATATTTGCCACAAAaggatgatatatataaagttaatAAACCTGATGAGTACATAGATATTGCTGACCTTATTCATCCTGTGGAAAATGTATTAGAAAATAAAGTTATGAGTGATATTAACGTGTTAATAAATGAAGATGATAAGAAgcgtaaatataataataatagtaaacaTAGACATATTTCAGTCTTAGAAGAAGAGAAAATTAATGGACAAATCGAGTATATCAGGAATGTAGAAgctttaaataaaatgaataagtCATATCATGTTATACAGAATTCCCAACGAGTTTTATTTGGTCATAAGGGTAAAGAGGAGGAGAGTCTCACCTCCGATGAATACCTTAACAAAGGCCtgttaaaaagatataacaAAACGAAGGTATACTGGAGTGGTAGTTATGATGTCAATAAGGGAGAAAGCAACGGTTACTCTATTAGAGGTAAGGAGGAGAACTTGGGGGCGAGTGATAATTCTAAAGCGGTAGGTTCGGGGGTAGGTGTAGCTGTGGGTGATCCGACTGGGGCAGATTTTTCGGCGCAAGATTTTGAAGAAGAGATGAGAAAGAATTtagaaaaatcaaaaatgCTAATAGTGTCTgatgatattttaaaaaatgaaaaagaaagaaaaagagaagaattAAGGAAAATTGCACAGCTAAAAATGCTACTATTAAAAGaacggaaaaaaaatatgtatagaaAACATATTAAATCTAAATCGTATAGAAAATATCtaagaataaaagaaaaaagagaagaagaaaaaatattggaTCAATTATATTTGGAGCATCCTGACCTAGCTAGAGATATCagtaattatgaaaaagaatatgcacaaaaaagaaatattataaataatgtaaaaaagaaaaggaaaattgtTAGTTTACTTAACCGTTATAAGAATGAAGAACTGagaaaacaaattattaaaagCTTTCAAAGTGACAAAGAGGAAAAAAccttgttaaaaaaaattatcgaAAAGACTACCATTGGAATGGAAAAGGATGATGAGGATGCCTACGCGAGTGCCAACAGGAGCGGTAGAGCGGATGAAGAAACCCCGCTTCTTCAGAGCGAAAGCGATATCGGTAGTGATGATGGTGGCAGTACTAATGATAGCGGTGGTAGCAGTGATAGCGGCGGCGATGAAGCGGAGGAGGAAAACAtcaaaaaggaaagaaaaaaaaaagtcaagAGGGAgctaaaaaagagaaatctATTAAGATTTgcttttgtaaaaaatgcGGATGAAATTAAGAAGAATgatgaaatttataaaaacagaaaaagtaTGTTACACAAAATTGAAAAGGCTAGCGATGAAAGAAATGCCTTACTAAGTGACTCTTCAGATGTTGAGAAGAAAGAAGAGTTAGTATCAGATGCTACCCATTCgaacaataataatgtagGAAGATCGAGTCGTAAGGAAATTGCTAAGGCGAAGAAGGAATTAACGAATGATGCAAATTTTGTTAACATGCTGAGGAAGAGCAGCGTTTTGAACGAGGATGATGTTATTCGTAGTGAAGGGGAATCGCTTGATGGGGGCTTGGTTAAGGAGGCAGAAGAAAAGGATGCAGCCAAAGATGCGGACAAAGATGCGGACAAAGATGCGGACAAAGATGCGGACAAAGATGTGGACAAAGATGCGGACAAAGATGCGGAAAAAGATGTGGACAAAGATGCGGACAAAGATGCGGAAAAAGATGTGGACAAAGACGCGGTCAACGATACCACTAAAGGCATAATTGACCCCAGGGGCGATCTCGGCTTCATCAACCAGATCAACGGTGAAGAGGTGTTGAAAAGCTACGGGGAAAAATTAACTATGTACAATTTCGAGAACAACGTATTTGAAGAtctaataaacataaatgaaGCTATTGTGAGTAGGGAGGATGAAGAGTTGTTCGAGCTGAGTGACAGTGAAAGAGTAAGTATtgatgatataaatataagtcAGTGGTGCAACTATAACACTTTGgtaaatatagaaaagagtaaaattcagaaggaaaaagaaattatcgaaaaaaaaaaaaatatacctttacatactataaatatatataacagaaaagataaaaagttTGACAAGTATTATGTTGATAAAATACCTTTTCCATTTAACAAAGAGGAATATGAAAAAACgctaaatataaatataaataaagaagtaaatGATATGTCAGTGTATACACACTTAATAACCCCTCGTATATCAAACAAAGTAGGTAATATCGTTCCACCTTTGATTAGAAATCCGCATGAAATTGCAAGTATACTGACTGTGAAGAGGAAGAACAAAAACAAGTCAAAGTTATGA
- a CDS encoding peptidyl-prolyl cis-trans isomerase, which produces MKRKKKYVYLEFSINSITLGKVYFELFSDEEIKKSVENFVSLCKGNLNYSIYTDDEMLSFKNCKIEKIKKNKCIKSGYLKNKVYLHNNEWKNKYPIYQNKKYENVECIYGKYYNKEYTKRRHLNAGLLTVVQVENKKYSSIFKITLNKVPTYNNKNIIIGRVIKNMHILRAIEIIPVTSNWEPKINVYISDCNEVSESFFKERKASSRQSYIDGLFENLNHNEQGNEESDGVETGEREESDEGGEPYDGDDNSALYANHPFKKHSPFLSNFDIKKERNKKIKITEKQKGIELLNKILSELDSASKEENFSKMSTKKSASEHPQSKHHPYPQLQPEPQSSSSLQERTVRGDYPSKGTDDTSKNFETMEEEEEEEEEEEEEEEEEEKEEEEEEEEEEEEEEEEEKEEEEKKKKKKKKKKKKKKKKKSNEGDSQQDQPLPCSNALPYDNNINKQMTERERRMFEIQLKINQSKCLNEMEIRRERMMMMSQGPNRGMGKFGEYTHYNFAQNANVKSVIQRRISTEGSGGREEKEKEKQKEPTGAHHSGSNRGCDIGGDKVSENDHANGSDNADNHGIDLRKDDEDGKKSQLYNTSAVRVQSALNRKKKKREDTYELDNDINLYKKIKFNFSINRKLYEDKKKEFKNNFYGYNLLINDNSTCTDKDKNKVVEFCKKQEELRSKISRKRKNDEGVFKNYINRRNKIYNKKLDRYFNKHTVEIRQNLERTF; this is translated from the coding sequence atgaagaggaagaagaaataTGTTTACTTAGAGTTTTCGATAAACTCTATCACATTAGGAAAagtatattttgaattattcAGCGATGAAGAGATAAAAAAGTCTGTGGAAAATTTTGTAAGTCTTTGTAAAGGGAATTTAAATTACAGCATATACACAGATGATGAAATGCTATCATTCAAAAACTGTAAAAttgaaaagataaaaaaaaataaatgtataaagagtggttatttaaaaaataaagtgtaccttcataataatgaatggaaaaataaatatcccatttatcaaaataaaaaatatgaaaatgttGAATGTATTTATGGTAAATACTACAATAAAGAGTATACGAAAAGAAGACATTTAAATGCTGGTTTGTTGACAGTTGTACAAGtagagaataaaaaatattcatctatttttaaaattactttAAATAAAGTACCTACAtacaataacaaaaatataatcataGGTCgagttattaaaaatatgcatattctGAGAGCAATAGAAATCATTCCAGTTACTTCCAACTGGGAACCTAAAATAAATGTCTATATATCCGACTGCAATGAAGTGAGTGAGTCTTTTTTCAAAGAGAGAAAAGCTTCATCCAGGCAGTCTTACATCGATGGGTTATTCGAAAATTTGAATCATAATGAACAAGGGAACGAGGAGAGTGATGGGGTAGAAACAGGTGAAAGGGAAGAATCGGATGAGGGGGGAGAACCATATGACGGGGATGACAACTCTGCGTTGTATGCTAATCATCCCTTCAAAAAGCATAGTCCATTCTTGAGTAACTTTgacataaaaaaggaaagaaacaaaaaaataaaaattactgaAAAGCAAAAAGGTATCGAgttgttaaataaaattctttcGGAACTTGATTCTGCTTCAAAAGAGGAAAACTTTTCGAAAAtgagtacaaaaaaaagtgcaTCCGAGCATCCACAGTCGAAGCACCATCCGTATCCACAATTACAACCAGAACCACAATCATCATCATCCTTACAAGAACGTACTGTTCGGGGAGATTATCCCTCCAAAGGAACGGATGATACTTCAAAAAACTTCGAAACAAtggaagaagaagaggaagaagaggaagaagaggaagaagaagaagaagaagaagaaaaagaagaagaggaagaagaggaagaagaagaagaagaggaagaagaagaagaaaaagaagaagaggaaaaaaaaaaaaaaaaaaaaaaaaaaaaaaaaaaaaaaaaaaaaaaaaaaaagagcaacGAAGGAGACTCACAACAAGATCAACCCCTCCCCTGCTCCAATGCATTAccatatgataataatattaacaaacaAATGACAGAACGGGAGAGAAGGATGTTCGAAATTCAACTAAAAATTAATCAGTCTAAATGTTTAAACGAAATGGAGATTAGGAGAGAAagaatgatgatgatgagtCAAGGCCCTAATAGAGGAATGGGCAAATTTGGTGAGTACACACATTATAATTTTGCCCAAAATGCAAATGTAAAAAGTGTTATCCAGAGGAGGATTAGTACTGAGGGAAGCGGTGGACGTGaagagaaagagaaagagaaaCAGAAGGAACCAACAGGTGCCCATCATAGTGGTAGTAACCGTGGCTGTGATATCGGCGGTGATAAAGTTAGTGAAAATGATCATGCCAATGGCAGTGATAACGCCGATAACCATGGAATTGACCTCCGCAAGGATGATGAAGACGGAAAAAAGTCGCAGTTATATAACACTAGCGCGGTAAGGGTGCAGAGCGCATTGAACagaaagaagaagaaaagagAAGATACGTATGAATTGGACAACGATATAAatttgtacaaaaaaattaaattcaatttttcaataaatagGAAACTATAtgaggataaaaaaaaagaattcaaaaacaatttttatggatataatttattaattaatgatAATTCAACATGCACAGataaggataaaaataaagttgtTGAGTTTTGTAAAAAGCAGGAAGAATTAAGAAGTAAAATTAGtaggaagagaaaaaatgaCGAAggagtttttaaaaattatatcaataggagaaataaaatttacaataaaaaactTGATCGATATTTTAACAAACATACAGTGGAAATTCGTCAAAATTTGGAGAGaactttttga
- a CDS encoding hypothetical protein (conserved Plasmodium protein) gives MVLTKRYEYSPLEEIFFAKPIENSQYYEDIEEEKNKKDKNNKNNKNNKKYIMDINRIKDNILQYDSSLDRCQKKKDYYLSTKNTNNIQNYYFFYDYRKCIYNIDGKMYMDRNPVRILNDNNKRDDRLNEAVRVQNYNSFVYAYNI, from the exons ATGGTATTAACAAAGAGGTATGAATATTCCCCCCTAgaggaaatattttttgcaaaaCCTATTGAAAATTCTCAGTATTATGAAGATATTGAGGaggaaaagaataaaaaagataagaataataagaataataagaataataagaaGTACATTATGGATATAAACAGAATAAAGGATAACATATTACAGTATGACTCGTCCTTAGACCGATGTCAAAAGAAGAAAGATTATTACCTAAgtacaaaaaatacaaacaatATTCAAAACTATTATTTCTTCTATGACTATCGCAAGTGTATTTACAACATCGATGGGAAAATGTACATGGACAGGAACCCAGTCAGAATATtaa ATGACAATAACAAGCGCGACGATAGACTAAACGAAGCTGTTCGTGTGCAGAACTACAACTCCTttgtgtatgcatataatatataa
- a CDS encoding serine/threonine protein phosphatase 2B catalytic subunit A, translating to MEPLPDPKNDRQVKEVEPPPAKSHKTAMVIYVEYSKREEVAHGYKGKAVILERGPLSMELLYPNGPEEPPDYKALREHLKKEGRIRKEDCLDIIKKVIDIVSNEPNLLRLQDPITIVGDIHGQYYDLLKLLEVGGNPDNTQFLFLGDYVDRGSFSIEVLLLLYALKINFPDRIWLIRGNHECRQMTTFFNFRDECEYKYDIVVYYAFMESFDTIPLSAVINGKFLGVHGGLSPELILLNQICSFTRFQEPPRSGIFCDILWSDPIDEDKEEHTIKTESYFPNDVRGCSYFFGYNAATTFLEKNGLLSIIRAHEAQLEGYKMHQTNLKTGFPIVITIFSAPNYCDVYNNKGAVLKFESNTLNIQQFSFSPHPYHLPNFMNLFTWSLPFVSEKVTEMLYSILNSSISNSDEDGAVNDIILPAEVLQILNYIEENNKKLEALNYANADKNTDEQFLNDAQSSLQDNLRKYVDNNISGNNDNGQSNGNDNINDNDNINKTNDEGQTAKDRSDALRKKVQSVGRLMRVFRTLRKENELIVQLKGCSPGYRIPVGLLLSGKEGLENELEKFTKVKQIDSINEKRPPNE from the exons ATGGAACCCCTGCCTGACCCGAAGAATGATAGACAAGTGAAAGAAGTTGAACCCCCTCCAGCAAAG TCTCATAAAACTGCGATGGTTATATATGTCGAATATTCAAAAAGGGAAGAGGTAGCTCATGGTTATAAGGGAAAAGCCGTAATACTGGAGAGGGGc CCACTGAGTATGGAGTTGCTGTACCCGAATGGGCCAGAAGAGCCCCCAGACTACAAGGCGCTGAGAGAACACTTAAAGAAGGAGGGGAGGATACGAAAAGAAGATTGTTtagatataataaagaaagtAATTGATATAGTGAGTAACGAGCCGAATTTGTTAAGGTTACAAGATCCAATAACAATAGTTGGTGATATACATGGTCAGTATTATGACTTGTTAAAATTGTTAGAAGTAGGGGGAAATCCTGATAATACacaattcttatttttaggAGATTATGTAGATAGAGGATCTTTTAGTATAGAAGttctattattactatatgcattaaaaataaattttcctGATAGAATATGGTTGATTAGGGGTAATCATGAATGTAGACAGATGACaacttttttcaatttcCGTGATGAGtgtgaatataaatatgatatagTAGTATATTATGCTTTTATGGAATCCTTTGATACAATTCCATTATCAGCAGtaataaatggaaaattttTAGGTGTACATGGTGGTTTATCACCTgagttaatattattaaatcaaATATGTTCATTTACAAGATTTCAGGAACCACCAAGGTCAGGTATATTTTGTGATATATTATGGTCAGATCCAATTGATGAAGATAAGGAAGAGCATACTATTAAAACTGAGTCTTATTTCCCAAATGATGTAAGAGGATGTAGTTATTTTTTTGGATATAATGCAGCAACtacatttttagaaaaaaatggattatTATCTATTATAAGAGCACATGAAGCACAATTAGAAGGATATAAAATGCATCAGACAAATTTGAAAACTGGTTTTCCAATAGTCATAACAATATTTTCTGCACCTAACTATTGTgatgtatataataacaaaggGGCAGTTTTAAAATTTGAGAGTAATACTCTAAACATTCAACAGTTTAGTTTCTCTCCTCATCCTTATCATCTACCAAATTTTATGAACCTTTTTACATGGTCATTACCTTTTGTTAGTGAGAAAGTAACAGAAATGCTGTATTCCATTTTGAACTCGAGTATTAGTAACTCAGATGAGGATGGAGCTgttaatgatattatattGCCAGCGGAAGTCCTACAGATTCTTAATTATATtgaggaaaataataaaaagttagAAGCTTTAAATTATGCTAATGCTGATAAAAACACAGatgaacaatttttaaatgatgcACAATCATCACTCCAGGATAATCTTAGAAAATATGTAGATAACAATATCTCtggtaataatgataatggtCAAAGTAATGGTAAcgataatattaatgataatgataacatAAATAAGACAAATGATGAAGGACAAACTGCTAAGGATAGATCGGATgctttaagaaaaaaagttcaaTCAGTGGGAAGACTCATGAGAGTATTTAGAACCCtcagaaaagaaaatgagCTCATTGTACAACTTAAAGGATGTAGCCCAGGTTATAGAATACCCGTCGGTTTATTGTTAAGTGGAAAGGAAGGATTAGAAAACGAGTTGGAAAAATTTACCAAAGTTAAACAAATTGACAGCATCAATGAGAAGAGACCACCTAACGAGTAA